The DNA sequence CGCTCATTCCTCCTATTGTTACCAGTTTTGTTTTGTGGGAAAACGTTCCGTCTCCTTTGAAAGCGGACAATATCATTTCTACAGAATGGCCCCAGATATAGTCCAAAACAACATCTATAGGAGTCTGCTGGTGAATTTCTTTTATTTTTTGTTTAAAGTCATGATCATCCTGTTTGAGAGAAACCACCTCATCAGCTCCCAGTTCACGCAAAGCCTGCAAGGATTCTTCATTTCTTCCGGTAACGATGATCTTTCGGGCGCCATATAATTTGGCAATCTGGACGGCAATTCTTCCTGTAACTCCTGTTGCTCCATTGATCAATACTGTATTTCCAGGCTGCAATCCCGCCTTGAATTTTAAAGCCATTGCTGATCCCATAACCGCGTTGGGTAATGCTGCTGCTATAGAAAAATCCAGTTCTTCCGGAATCGGGACCATCATTTTTTTATCGGCCACCGCTTTTTCAGCTACGGTTCCTTTCTTACTGAAAAAATAGACTTTATTTCCATTCTCCAGATATCCTGCTCCATCGGTCCCTATAATTGTAGGCTGATGTTCCTTATTTTCTGTTGAATAATGATTTCCTCCTGCTCTGGCTTTGT is a window from the Chryseobacterium indologenes genome containing:
- a CDS encoding quinone oxidoreductase family protein; this encodes MKAAVVFDKASIPQYADFPEPETIQENEILVSVKAASIKNLDKARAGGNHYSTENKEHQPTIIGTDGAGYLENGNKVYFFSKKGTVAEKAVADKKMMVPIPEELDFSIAAALPNAVMGSAMALKFKAGLQPGNTVLINGATGVTGRIAVQIAKLYGARKIIVTGRNEESLQALRELGADEVVSLKQDDHDFKQKIKEIHQQTPIDVVLDYIWGHSVEMILSAFKGDGTFSHKTKLVTIGGMSGDTTQLSSQILRGTDIQISGSGLGSWTKEESARLFTEIIPEMYQAAVEGKIKMETEDVDIKNIETVWNAEIQSGKRLVIRI